A window of the Hordeum vulgare subsp. vulgare chromosome 5H, MorexV3_pseudomolecules_assembly, whole genome shotgun sequence genome harbors these coding sequences:
- the LOC123399534 gene encoding calcium-dependent protein kinase 27-like isoform X2, whose translation MGNVCVGPRRSFAKNGFFSTISGSIWRNRPAASSSPSEPTTTSRSVPVVQPIASAPSPEVKPPAPEPTPTAPPAPIVISEPARPPPQQHPPPAGTEADTPPAPPPSQQQPSSQPAQPQPRQQSRPKKPAGHIKRISSAGLQVESVLRRKTDNLKDKYSLGRKLGQGQFGTTYLCVDKATALEYACKSIAKRKLITDEDVEDVRREIQIMHHLAGHPNIISIRGAYEDAVAVHVVMELCAGGELFDRIVRRGHYTERQAAELARVIVAVVESCHSLGVMHRDLKPENFLFVGNEEDAALKTIDFGLSMFFRPGEIFSDVVGSPYYVAPEVLKKNYSQEADVWSAGVIVYILLCGVPPFWAETEQGIFEQVLHGTLDFESDPWPSVSEGAKDLLRKVLVRDPKKRLTAHQVLCHPWLQMSGEAPDKPLDSAVLSRLKQFSAMNKLKKMALRVIAENLSEEEIAGLKEMFKMMDTDNSGQINYEELKAGLERVGANMKECEISQLMQAEMLKNI comes from the exons ATGGGCAACGTCTGCGTCGGCCCGCGCCGCAGCTTCGCCAAGAACGGCTTCTTCAGCACCATCTCCGGATCCATTTGGCGCAACCGCCCCGCCGCCTCGAGTAGCCCCTCCGAGCCTACCACCACCTCCCGCTCCGTCCCCGTTGTACAGCCCATCGCCTCGGCTCCTTCCCCCGAGGTTAAGCCGCCTGCGCCTGAGCCAACCCCTACGGCCCCTCCAGCACCCATCGTTATCTCCGAACCGGCGAGACCGCCTCCCCAACAGCACCCTCCGCCAGCGGGGACAGAAGCCGATACCCCGCCTGCTCCTCCACCGTCGCAGCAGCAGCCGTCATCGCAACCGGCTCAGCCGCAGCCGAGACAGCAGTCGCGGCCCAAGAAGCCGGCGGGGCACATCAAGCGCATCTCCAGCGCCGGGCTGCAGGTGGAGTCGGTCCTCCGGCGTAAGaccgacaacctcaaggacaaatATAGCCTCGGCCGGAAGCTGGGGCAGGGGCAGTTCGGCACGACATACCTGTGCGTGGACAAGGCAACTGCTCTGGAGTACGCGTGCAAGTCTATCGCCAAGCGGAAGCTCATCACCGACGAGGACGTTGAGGACGTTCGGCGGGAGATCCAGATTATGCACCACCTCGCGGGCCACCCGAACATAATCTCCATCCGGGGAGCCTATGAGGACGCCGTGGCGGTGCACGTCGTGATGGAGCTGTGCGCCGGCGGGGAGCTGTTCGACCGGATCGTGCGCAGGGGGCACTACACCGAGCGGCAGGCTGCCGAGCTCGCCCGTGTTATCGTGGCCGTCGTTGAGTCGTGCCACTcgctgggtgtaatgcaccgcgaCCTCAAGCCCGAGAACTTCCTCTTCGTGGgcaacgaggaggacgcggcgctCAAGACCATCGACTTCGGCCTCTCCATGTTCTTCCGACCAG GCGAGATATTCAGCGACGTTGTGGGGAGCCCGTACTACGTGGCGCCggaggtgctcaagaagaactacAGCCAGGAGGCTGACGTGTGGAGCGCCGGCGTCATTGTGTACATCCTGCTCTGCGGCGTGCCTCCGTTCTGGGCAG AGACAGAGCAAGGGATATTCGAGCAGGTGCTGCACGGCACGCTAGACTTCGAGTCGGACCCGTGGCCCAGCGTCTCGGAAGGCGCTAAGGACCTGCTCCGGAAGGTGCTCGTCAGGGACCCCAAGAAGCGGCTCACCGCGCACCAAGTTCTCT GCCACCCATGGCTGCAGATGAGCGGCGAAGCACCTGACAAACCGCTCGACTCGGCGGTTCTCTCGCGCCTCAAGCAGTTCTCGGCGATGAACAAGCTCAAGAAGATGGCGTTGAGA GTGATTGCCGAGAACTTATCTGAGGAGGAGATTGCAGGGCTCAAGGAGATGTTCAAGATGATGGACACCGACAATAGTGGGCAGATCAACTACGAGGAGCTCAAGGCTGGGCTTGAGAGGGTTGGTGCCAACATGAAGGAGTGTGAGATATCTCAGCTCATGCAGGCT GAGATGCTAAAGAATATCTAG
- the LOC123399534 gene encoding calcium-dependent protein kinase 27-like isoform X1: MGNVCVGPRRSFAKNGFFSTISGSIWRNRPAASSSPSEPTTTSRSVPVVQPIASAPSPEVKPPAPEPTPTAPPAPIVISEPARPPPQQHPPPAGTEADTPPAPPPSQQQPSSQPAQPQPRQQSRPKKPAGHIKRISSAGLQVESVLRRKTDNLKDKYSLGRKLGQGQFGTTYLCVDKATALEYACKSIAKRKLITDEDVEDVRREIQIMHHLAGHPNIISIRGAYEDAVAVHVVMELCAGGELFDRIVRRGHYTERQAAELARVIVAVVESCHSLGVMHRDLKPENFLFVGNEEDAALKTIDFGLSMFFRPGEIFSDVVGSPYYVAPEVLKKNYSQEADVWSAGVIVYILLCGVPPFWAETEQGIFEQVLHGTLDFESDPWPSVSEGAKDLLRKVLVRDPKKRLTAHQVLCHPWLQMSGEAPDKPLDSAVLSRLKQFSAMNKLKKMALRVIAENLSEEEIAGLKEMFKMMDTDNSGQINYEELKAGLERVGANMKECEISQLMQAADIDNSGTIDYGEFIAATLHLNKVEREDHLYAAFQYFDKDGSGYITADELQQACDEFGIEDVRLDDMIGEVDQDNDGRIDYNEFVAMMHKSTAGFGKKSHQYNLSVGLRDALNIKSNS, translated from the exons ATGGGCAACGTCTGCGTCGGCCCGCGCCGCAGCTTCGCCAAGAACGGCTTCTTCAGCACCATCTCCGGATCCATTTGGCGCAACCGCCCCGCCGCCTCGAGTAGCCCCTCCGAGCCTACCACCACCTCCCGCTCCGTCCCCGTTGTACAGCCCATCGCCTCGGCTCCTTCCCCCGAGGTTAAGCCGCCTGCGCCTGAGCCAACCCCTACGGCCCCTCCAGCACCCATCGTTATCTCCGAACCGGCGAGACCGCCTCCCCAACAGCACCCTCCGCCAGCGGGGACAGAAGCCGATACCCCGCCTGCTCCTCCACCGTCGCAGCAGCAGCCGTCATCGCAACCGGCTCAGCCGCAGCCGAGACAGCAGTCGCGGCCCAAGAAGCCGGCGGGGCACATCAAGCGCATCTCCAGCGCCGGGCTGCAGGTGGAGTCGGTCCTCCGGCGTAAGaccgacaacctcaaggacaaatATAGCCTCGGCCGGAAGCTGGGGCAGGGGCAGTTCGGCACGACATACCTGTGCGTGGACAAGGCAACTGCTCTGGAGTACGCGTGCAAGTCTATCGCCAAGCGGAAGCTCATCACCGACGAGGACGTTGAGGACGTTCGGCGGGAGATCCAGATTATGCACCACCTCGCGGGCCACCCGAACATAATCTCCATCCGGGGAGCCTATGAGGACGCCGTGGCGGTGCACGTCGTGATGGAGCTGTGCGCCGGCGGGGAGCTGTTCGACCGGATCGTGCGCAGGGGGCACTACACCGAGCGGCAGGCTGCCGAGCTCGCCCGTGTTATCGTGGCCGTCGTTGAGTCGTGCCACTcgctgggtgtaatgcaccgcgaCCTCAAGCCCGAGAACTTCCTCTTCGTGGgcaacgaggaggacgcggcgctCAAGACCATCGACTTCGGCCTCTCCATGTTCTTCCGACCAG GCGAGATATTCAGCGACGTTGTGGGGAGCCCGTACTACGTGGCGCCggaggtgctcaagaagaactacAGCCAGGAGGCTGACGTGTGGAGCGCCGGCGTCATTGTGTACATCCTGCTCTGCGGCGTGCCTCCGTTCTGGGCAG AGACAGAGCAAGGGATATTCGAGCAGGTGCTGCACGGCACGCTAGACTTCGAGTCGGACCCGTGGCCCAGCGTCTCGGAAGGCGCTAAGGACCTGCTCCGGAAGGTGCTCGTCAGGGACCCCAAGAAGCGGCTCACCGCGCACCAAGTTCTCT GCCACCCATGGCTGCAGATGAGCGGCGAAGCACCTGACAAACCGCTCGACTCGGCGGTTCTCTCGCGCCTCAAGCAGTTCTCGGCGATGAACAAGCTCAAGAAGATGGCGTTGAGA GTGATTGCCGAGAACTTATCTGAGGAGGAGATTGCAGGGCTCAAGGAGATGTTCAAGATGATGGACACCGACAATAGTGGGCAGATCAACTACGAGGAGCTCAAGGCTGGGCTTGAGAGGGTTGGTGCCAACATGAAGGAGTGTGAGATATCTCAGCTCATGCAGGCT GCCGATATTGACAACAGTGGCACCATAGACTACGGAGAGTTCATAGCTGCCACTCTACACTTGAACAAAGTTGAGAGGGAAGACCATCTATATGCTGCCTTCCAATACTTCGACAAGGATGGCAGTGGATACATCACGGCTGACGAGCTCCAACAGGCTTGCGACGAGTTTGGTATTGAGGATGTTCGACTTGACGACATGATAGGCGAAGTAGATCAGGACAAT GATGGACGCATAGATTACAATGAGTTTGTGGCGATGATGCATAAGTCAACTGCAGGGTTTGGGAAGAAAAGCCATCAGTATAACCTTAGTGTCGGTCTTAGGGATGCCTTGAACATAAAGTCAAATAGCTAA